The nucleotide window TTGCTGTTGTAAAAACAGCCGGTTCGGCAGACCCCCGGGTTGGCAAACGTACAAGTCATCGAGTCCGTCGTCATTGATGTCGACGATCGAGAGGCCGTGTTTCGAGAAATATTCCATGCCGTGAGCTGTTTCGATCCGTGTTAGCCAATATTGAAGTCCATGAATCAACTGTTGTTGGAAGCTGTCCGTTTCTCCGATTACCGCCAACGTCTGATCCTTAAACCACGCTGGGCCCGATCGCTGAGTTTCTTCCAGGTTGATCAATCTTGCGGAAACTAAGCGGGGCAGGTTTGCATCATTGCTGAGCCATTGATATTCCCAGTGGGTTAATCTTTGCCACGAATGCTGCGGTGTTTGGGTGGATGCTTCCACGACAACTTCCGTTGAAACGGCATGATTGCCGAATTGAACGGTAATGATCTTTGGTTTGATGTGAGTTGCCGGTGCTGGACCATTTGCGAGAAGGTTCAGGAACTTTGTAATCGCATCGCTGCCCTGCAGCTCGGTTGGAGTTTGTAGATCCGCGATTCGCAGTACGCTCGTTTGCGCGTTAGAGAAAATCTTTCGCGGAAGGGTCGAATCGAACGTCAGCGAAAATGTTTCTGCGAAACACTCAGAGGATGGCAGATTGGAAGTCGTATGCTTTAAGGCTTCGCTCACCTTCGTTAGAGTCTGACTTGCGCGGTCGGCAAATTGTTCCGTTGGCCAATTTGTGCTGCTCGCCGCAAGCCGGCTGGAATCGGTTTGAAATCGCGATCCCGATAAGGTCGGCCTCGTGTTCTCATTCGGTGACGTCTTGTCATCAGTTAATGAGGATGGCTGCTCCTGCAATTCGCTCGAGGGCCACCAACGGGCACTGATCCACAAGGAACCACCCAGGCCAAGTACGATCGCGACGACGAAACAAATTCGAACTTTGTGCGTCATACGGAAAACGTTGCGTGAAAAAGGTTCTGTCGAGTTTCATTGATCTGAATGTTGCGAGTGATTCGTCCTTGCCTCGGAACTCATCGCAACTTGACTTTATCTTACCGTCTCTTGTGCGCCTGGGGGCTCTTTAGACGTAATTCGTTGATTCCATGAGTTGCGACTGCTTGACGGTAGGTTAAAGTGAGGTGTCCCGAGGAATTCGATATCAACTTGATGCGTATGAAATTCATGTTCCTTTCTCGTAAACGTGCACGATACACCTTAGCCGTGATGAGCGCGGTCGGACTGGTTGTTTTTATCGGCCTGGCCTGGGGCTATTTTCGAGGGCAAATTAGAAAGGATCACCCGGGCATTCGCTCCGAGGGCATTCGTTCCGAGGGGCACTCACGGTTCTATTTAAAACCTCTCGACGGTCAGCTCACTAACGATCTGCGAATTCAACGAGCGGACGCGAGCGAAGGCGACTGGATCAGCGAGCAAGAAACTGCAGCTCTCATGGAAAAGTTGGATCGATTCAAAGCGTGCGTATTGGATCGTAGCCGCACTGTTGCCGATTCAACGCTGCTTGCGCCCGATTTTCAGGGGCAATTGCTGACTTCTACGAGATTGCATCTCGTCTACCACGACAAAACGATGCGGATCTCTCACCTGAATTCAACGGATAAGGACGCGGATTTTACCAATTCAATTGAGCAACAGTTTGACTCATGGACGGATCCGAATGCGAAGATCAGTCAGTGTTCCTTCAAGGTCATTCGGATTCGAGCGGTCGACGGACAGTTGCGAGCTCGTTTGCTGCTGCAGCTAGTTTCCAAGTCAGCCGGAACCATCCAACAAGATAATTTGATTTGTGATTCTGAGTGGGAGTCGATCGAAGCAGAACGCCGCTTGCGTCGCTTGGCTGTCGTGAAGCTAGAACGCATCGAGTTTGTTGCCAGTGGAAGGGGCCTCCTGGATGACGCAACAGCTGCCGTGTTGCCCCTAGGAAAGGCCGGGCGTGATCACGTCCTGCGAGGTATCGACCATTGGAGCCAGCGTTTAACGGGAATTGACGATATGCATATGTACGGCCACCACGGTTTGGCGGTGGGCGATGTCAATAATGATCTTCTGGATGATGTTTATGTTTGCGATGCAGGTGGGTTGCCGAATCAACTTTATTTGCGCGGGGAAGGGGGTATCGCAAAGGCGGATGCCCAGCGGGCAGGTGTCGATTGGTTGGAGGCGTCGACGTGCGCACTTTTGATTGATCTGGATAATGATGGAGACCAAGATCTTGTTGTAGCAACTGTCGCGGCGCTCATCTTTGCAGCCAATGATGGGCAGGGACGGTTTCAAGTTCGTGCGGCGAAAACAGGTTTTCCCGAAGCGCATTCACTTTGTGCGGCTGATTATGACAACGATGGAGATCTTGATCTCTACGTTTGTAATTATGGAGCGGCAGGCGGAAGAAGCGGTCAGCGAGGTTTTGAGGCGACGATACCCGTTCCCTATCACGATGCACAGAACGGAGGACGCAATATCCTGTGGCAAAACCGTGGGCGTTTTCAGTTTCGCGATGTGACTCGCCAAGTCGGGCTCGAACAGAATAATCGCCGATGGACTTTCGCTGCGGCTTGGCAGGATTATGACGACGACGGTGACATGGACCTGTATGTGGCCAACGACTTTGGACGCAACAGTCTGTACCAGAATCAAATGGGAAAGTTTCGTGACGTGGCGGCTGCGTCGGGTGTTGAGGACATGGCAGCCGGAATGTCGGTTGCTTGGGGAGAATATAACGGAGATGGGCGCAGTGATCTGTATGTTGGAAACATGTTCTCCGCAGCAGGTTCTCGAGTGACCTATCAGCGAAGATTCGTTGATAGTCACTCAACAGCTGACACGGGGGGCGTGCAGCGAATGGCTCGTGGGAATACGCTCTTTGCGGGTGATTCCGAAGGTCGATTTGTTGATGTAAGCCTGGCTGCCGGTGTCAACATGGGCCGTTGGTCGTGGAGCTCAAAATTTGCGGATCTCAATAACGATGGGTGGGAAGACCTGATTGTTGCAAATGGATACTTCACGAATCAACGCACGAACGACTTGTGAAGTTTTTTTTGGCGGCAGGTCGTGTCACCTGCACCTCCATCCATGGAAGATACGCGTCGTCTTCAACGGTATCGGAAATCCTGGCATGAGATCATGGAGATGGTACGTTCTGGAGCGTCCTGGAGTGGTCGGGAAAAAAATTGCGTCTTTCTCAATTGTCAGGCAGGCGCAGGGCAGGATAAGACAGTGCAATTTGCCGATATATCGGCCGTCAGCGGCATGGGGTTTCCTGATGATGCACGCTCGATGGGAGTCTTGGATTGGGATCAGGATGGAGATCTCGATGTGTGGATTCGTAATCGAACGGCGCCACGTCTACGCGTGATGTTGAATCGAACCGATCAGCTTATGCCAAATCGGAAAACGATTGCAGTCAAATTGCGAGGTGTAGCCTGCAATCGAGATGCCATTGGTGCCCGTGTCGAGATGGTTTCACCTCCTGGTCGACGGCAGTTACGTTCGGTAACCGCCGGAGATGGCTTCATTTCGCAATCAAGCAAATGGTTGCATTTTGCTGCGGATCAGGAGGTGTCATCGGTCACGGTCCACTGGCCGGGTGGAAATCGGGAAATAATCCACGGCCTGGATGTGGCGGGTCGTTATCTTGTTCAGCAAGGGGCAGGCGAGGCCCGTCGAGTGGAAGATCTTCCCAAGCTGAAAATCGCTCCGAAGGTTACAGCGGTTCCAGGGGTGACCGACTCGGCACGAATCGTGTTACCTGGGCGAATTCCGTTGCCTGATTTAACGCTGGTGCCAGATTCCACGTCCTTGCCTAGCACGCTGGGAACGCGCCCAACTTTAGTTGTTTTTTGGACTCGATCCTGTGCCAGTTGTCGAAGTGAATTGGCGAACTTAGCCGCGCACCAGCAGGCATTTGATCGTCAAGGTTTGGCCGTTTTGACGATTTGTTTGGATGGACTGGGGACGAGTGACTCGGTTGCTGCACGAGCTGCTGATGATTCAGTCAGTTTGCCATCGATAAGAATTCCCTTTGCAGGCGCGACGACAACAGCTGCGTCGATGCAAAAGCTGCAGCATTTCCAAAATTGTCTTTTCGACAGTTATCCCAAATTGGTTGTGCCGTTTAGCTTGCTGGTGGATAGCGATAAAAAAGTAATTGCCTTGTATCGTGGGGCATTCTCTGCTGAAGTCTTACTTGACGACTTTGAATTATTCTCGATGTCTGATCAACAACTCCGCGATGCGGCCGTGCCGTTCGCGGGGTCTTGGTTTACGAAACCAGCGACCCAGGTGGATTTGGCCGAATATATGGGAAGACGGATGATCTCACGCGATGTTGATGAAGGGCTACGCTATTATCAGATTGCGTTGGAGAGTTCGCAGGACGAGGCCAAACAAAAGCAGTTGAGACAGGTTCTCGTCACCACTCAACTTCGCTTGGCGCGTTCTGCGGGTAGGGCGAACGAAATGGTAAGGTCCGCACGATATTTTCAGGCAGCACTGCAAGTTGCTCCAGATTCAAATGATGTGCATCGTGACTATGCTGTTTTCTTGGCTCGGAGTGGTGAGTTCGAAAAAGCTGAATCCCATCTGAGGGAAGCCTTGAGGATTCGTCCCGAAGATCCCGTGGCAAGGAAAAATTTGCAGCTGTTGCTGAAACGCAAAAAACGGGACTAAGCTGGCTGTTGCCAATCAAGGACTGCGGTGAAAGGGCTTTGACTGTTGGTAAAGTTCCCGACGCGCCTTGATTTTCTTGGCGAGCGAGGATTGACCGCGCTCGAGGCAAATGGCCAAAGCCCGCGTGGAGACCTGCAAGGCTTTATCGAAGTTTCCCTGCTCGGCGTAAGCGGCTGCTAAGGTATCTAAGAAATCCGAGTCATTGCGATCCGTAAGCTCAACGGATTGCTTGGCAAGCTCGACAGCTCGCTGGCCATCACGGTAAGCCGGTGCCGGATGAGTCGCAAGTAGCCAAGCGAGATTGTTGATGGCACGCAAGCTGGTCGGGTTCCGTTTCAACGCTAACTCATAGAGTTTAA belongs to Pirellulaceae bacterium and includes:
- a CDS encoding VCBS repeat-containing protein, with product MRMKFMFLSRKRARYTLAVMSAVGLVVFIGLAWGYFRGQIRKDHPGIRSEGIRSEGHSRFYLKPLDGQLTNDLRIQRADASEGDWISEQETAALMEKLDRFKACVLDRSRTVADSTLLAPDFQGQLLTSTRLHLVYHDKTMRISHLNSTDKDADFTNSIEQQFDSWTDPNAKISQCSFKVIRIRAVDGQLRARLLLQLVSKSAGTIQQDNLICDSEWESIEAERRLRRLAVVKLERIEFVASGRGLLDDATAAVLPLGKAGRDHVLRGIDHWSQRLTGIDDMHMYGHHGLAVGDVNNDLLDDVYVCDAGGLPNQLYLRGEGGIAKADAQRAGVDWLEASTCALLIDLDNDGDQDLVVATVAALIFAANDGQGRFQVRAAKTGFPEAHSLCAADYDNDGDLDLYVCNYGAAGGRSGQRGFEATIPVPYHDAQNGGRNILWQNRGRFQFRDVTRQVGLEQNNRRWTFAAAWQDYDDDGDMDLYVANDFGRNSLYQNQMGKFRDVAAASGVEDMAAGMSVAWGEYNGDGRSDLYVGNMFSAAGSRVTYQRRFVDSHSTADTGGVQRMARGNTLFAGDSEGRFVDVSLAAGVNMGRWSWSSKFADLNNDGWEDLIVANGYFTNQRTNDL
- a CDS encoding VCBS repeat-containing protein; its protein translation is MTHKVRICFVVAIVLGLGGSLWISARWWPSSELQEQPSSLTDDKTSPNENTRPTLSGSRFQTDSSRLAASSTNWPTEQFADRASQTLTKVSEALKHTTSNLPSSECFAETFSLTFDSTLPRKIFSNAQTSVLRIADLQTPTELQGSDAITKFLNLLANGPAPATHIKPKIITVQFGNHAVSTEVVVEASTQTPQHSWQRLTHWEYQWLSNDANLPRLVSARLINLEETQRSGPAWFKDQTLAVIGETDSFQQQLIHGLQYWLTRIETAHGMEYFSKHGLSIVDINDDGLDDLYVCQPGGLPNRLFLQQQDGTAWERSAEYGLNLLDRTSSAVFVDLDNDGDQDAAIATMMGICLYENADLKFRMRQLVKLPDIDLQGISAVDYDNDGDLDLYQLVDYASQASRSQQGLPAFVYHNANDGGANHLLQNNISANGDWNFQDVTTEVGLDTHNQRHSLAASWEDYDNDGDQDLYVANDYGANCLYRNDGQQFAEVAAEQNLIDFGSGMSVSWGDYNRDGQMDLYVGNMFSSAGNRITPQSGFLPNASPQRKQLYRRFAKGNSLFQNIGTSFEETGSLAGVEMGRWAWSSLFCDINNDGWEDLLVANGYITTHDPGDL
- a CDS encoding ASPIC/UnbV domain-containing protein — encoded protein: MSPAPPSMEDTRRLQRYRKSWHEIMEMVRSGASWSGREKNCVFLNCQAGAGQDKTVQFADISAVSGMGFPDDARSMGVLDWDQDGDLDVWIRNRTAPRLRVMLNRTDQLMPNRKTIAVKLRGVACNRDAIGARVEMVSPPGRRQLRSVTAGDGFISQSSKWLHFAADQEVSSVTVHWPGGNREIIHGLDVAGRYLVQQGAGEARRVEDLPKLKIAPKVTAVPGVTDSARIVLPGRIPLPDLTLVPDSTSLPSTLGTRPTLVVFWTRSCASCRSELANLAAHQQAFDRQGLAVLTICLDGLGTSDSVAARAADDSVSLPSIRIPFAGATTTAASMQKLQHFQNCLFDSYPKLVVPFSLLVDSDKKVIALYRGAFSAEVLLDDFELFSMSDQQLRDAAVPFAGSWFTKPATQVDLAEYMGRRMISRDVDEGLRYYQIALESSQDEAKQKQLRQVLVTTQLRLARSAGRANEMVRSARYFQAALQVAPDSNDVHRDYAVFLARSGEFEKAESHLREALRIRPEDPVARKNLQLLLKRKKRD